In one window of Juglans regia cultivar Chandler chromosome 3, Walnut 2.0, whole genome shotgun sequence DNA:
- the LOC109004390 gene encoding heavy metal-associated isoprenylated plant protein 28-like, producing the protein MSIVEMIVHMDCTGCERKIKKALRKLDGVNEVDIDMVTQKVTVMGWIDQDKVLKTVRKTGRRADLWPYPHDPDYYNIISHYYHQNRPLVYNTSHSSTSYSYDDYMHGYDNRGYVSYQQPSYPTTYDKDWPQATTMFNDDNPHACSIM; encoded by the exons ATGTCG ATAGTGGAGATGATAGTTCACATGGACTGTACCGGTTGCGAAAGAAAGATAAAGAAAGCTCTCCGGAAACTTGATG GAGTTAATGAAGTTGATATAGACATGGTCACGCAAAAGGTGACTGTCATGGGATGGATAGACCAGGACAAAGTTTTGAAGACAGTGAGGAAGACAGGACGGAGAGCCGATCTATGGCCATATCCTCACGACCCAGACTACTACAACATTATCAGCCATTACTACCATCAGAATCGGCCACTGGTCTACAATACATCTCACTCCAGTACCTCTTATTCCTACGATGATTATATGCACGGCTACGACAACCGAGGTTACGTTTCTTATCAGCAGCCGTCATACCCGACCACCTACGATAAGGATTGGCCGCAAGCCACCACCATGTTCAATGATGATAATCCCCACGCTTGTTCTATAATGTAA